From the genome of Desulfobacterales bacterium:
ACTTCATCCAGGAAAAGAGTTCCGCCGTTTGCGATGCTGAAGAGGCCGGGTTTGTCGGTTTTTGCATCCGTAAACGCCCCTTTGGCATAACCGAAAAGTTCGGATTCCAGAAGCGTTTCCGGTATGGCCCCGCAGTTGAGTTTTATAAGGTTTTTATTTTTTTGTGGGCTCAAATTATGAATGGCCTTGGCCATTAATCCTTTACCCGTGCCGCTGGCACCCTCTATCAATATGGTTGTTTCACTGGAGGCAACCCTGGGCAGGATTTCAAACAGGTTTTGCATGATCGGATTTTTGCTGACAATATCATCCAGACAATAATTTTTGGTGACCATTTTCCGGGAGACTTTCAGTTTTGTCAGATTTCTGAAAATGGCAACGAGCGCTATGATGTTGCCGCAGTCATCCCGGAGCGCCGAGGTCGATATGCTGACAGGCCTTTTTTTCCCGGATTCGCAGATGATTTTTGTTTCAAAGTCATAGACGGGCTCCCCGGTTTTGAAGGTGTAATCAAGCGGGCAGTTTGCAGAACAGTCGGTTGATGTAAACAGATCAAAACAGTGCCTGCCATAAATTTTTTCGAAAGAAAGTCCGGTGATGGTTTGCGAAGCTTGATTCATGTAAGTGATGCAGTGATCCTGAGTGTTTACGATAAATACGCCTGCTCGGATGTTTTCAAGGATCTCCCGGCAGGGTAGCTTTAGTTCAAAGGCAGGCAGAGAAGGTTCTTGACGGTTATGGCTCAAAACGGTGTTCCCTTAATCGTGATGTCAGCATTTAATGATGGCATTGGTTGAGAGGCAACGAAAGGCCTCGGAAAAAAACGAGAAACTTCAGAACGTCAGGTTGTGTATAATTACAGTTTTTTAGATAAAATTTCAAGAATTTAGTGCGTTATCTCGTTTCAGCCGCTTGAATTTGTCTTTGGATAAATCGGTGCCAGGTGATTTTTATTTGATTTTAGTTCGCAAATAACCATTTGAAAATATTGACTAATTCTGAAAAAGACAAATATATATTCATATGCTTACCGGGTGAAGGTGAATGTAGCGCGTGTGTGATGAAATTGTTTCAAATTGAAACAATTTGGATGAAACCACCTGAATGGTTGTGCTTTTATCGCTTTGGCGTTGTGATATCCGCCTCTGGGATGATGCGGAATCATAAAACAGGCGGAAATTTTTCAATGGGGGAAGCCTGTTTAAGGAAAAACGTTTCAAAATCAAACGCTTCTCATGAACCGATCCGTGTTTCACCCAAGATCAAAGGAATTTACGGGTCTATTTCAGTCAAGTTTAGGCAATACTATCGTTGCTGGTTTTTTTCGGTGCAGTTCTGCGTAATTATTTCAGACCGGACTGACGATTAAAAAAAGGAATATAAAAACGGTGAGATACAGCGGATGCTGTCGTTTTGGCTTGAAGAATGCTTTTATGAATATCAATAATTGTAGTTGAATTGATTAGAATTATGGCTTTTGTTCAAAAAAAATTTAAAATGGGCATAAAGTTTGCATTTATAAAACATAAAAAAGTTCGAAATCGATATATGGCTGTTGGTAGATAGGTAGAGAGAATCGGTTTTTGACAGCTGTATCCACCCAAAGGAAACAGAACATTGTAAAGCAGGCTTTTGGGCTGAATCGATGATAGCACAGGATTTTTAAAATGGATTACGCTTTAAGGAGGAACGTTACTTATGGACAACATGAATTCACCACACGATCAATTGATTACCAGGCGAAAAGCATTGACCTTGGGGGCTGCTGCTATTGGCACGGCGGTCGCCGGGGGGCTGGTCCGTACGGCAGCCGGCATCATTCCTTCGGCGAATGCCGCAAAAAATGAGGCGTCATGGCCGCTTCCTTATGTGAAGCTGGATCCGGAAAAAGCCCTGCCGATTGCGTACAATACATACTTCAAATACGGCTGAGGGTCAGCTGCAGCCGATGGGATCATCGGCCAGTTGATCGAAATGAAGGGCTTTCCGTATACGCAGTATCCGCCCATAATATATAATTTTGCCGGGGGTGGATGCGCCGGCTGGGGGACTGCATGCGGTACCCTGATTGCCGCAGGCGCCATGATCAATCTTTTTACTCAGCCCAAAGAGTGCAGCAAGATTTTTAATGAGCTGATCGGCTGGTATTGCGATATGCCGTTTCCGTCAAAGGGCCTGGACAAATTTGCCAAGTTTCCCGGGCAGGTCCAGACCGTCAGCAATTCACCCCTGTGCCACGTGTCCGTTGCCAAATGGTGCACTGAATCGGGCAAGATGCTGACCACTCCCGAGCGCTTGGATCGTTGTGCAAAAATAGCCGCTGAAGTAGCGGCAAAGACGATTGAGTTGCTGAATGCCCATGCAGACGGCACCTTCAAACCTGTGTATGCGCTACCGGCCGAAACACAGAAATGCCTGTCATGTCACGGCGTTAAAAAATCGGCCAATTATCAGCACGGAAAAATGTATTGCGGCGAGTGCCACGAACCCCATGATTTATAAAAATAGAAACGGAGATTTGATACGTCGTTTCCGTTGATTAACTTAAACGGTCTGTCCGAATGCTTCAGGTTTTCGACAGACCGTTTTTTAATTGATTTTGGCTCATGTTGGCTTTCAGGCGCTCGTAACGTGCTGTGACAGTTTGGATGTCAACGAAAGCCTGGATCCTGAGAAGGACAATGCTGTATCGGCACGAGATTCAAATCCGGTAACTTTAGTGTCTTATCCCTCAAACTCTGTCAAAAAAACAAAAATTTTCCCGTTATAGTTACCGCCCGCTTCGCTCGAGACGCGAAGAACGCAGAGCCTCGAAACGGTGGTTTTGGTCTCTGCGAGCTCTGTGTCTCGAGAGAGCGAAGCGAACGGGCGGTAGAAAAATAAAGAGTTTTTTGTAACGGCAATTCCATGGAAATTGGGTTGCGGGCACGGACCGCATTAGTATCCTGCAAAGGATAAATGGGGCTTGATCATAACTGCGGCCACCATATTACCGGAAAAAGTGAGTAAGGCATGGGAAGATTGGGAAGGCCTCATTGAATCCCACAAAGAAGGCGCTGCCTTTGAGGATATGAAAGCATGGAATCCGGAAAAGCTTCCGGGGCATGCAGCAGCATTGAAAGTGGAAGCGGTCTATGCGGGAGCAGGGAAGCTTCTGTAGATATAAGGGCCTCAGTAAAAACAAATTCCATTGCCTTGCTTATTTTTGCTGAGGCACTTACTTGTTTTGTAGTTATGCTCAAGCTCCTGTTATCATATTGATCGGGTATCGTTGCCTCCTTGTATAAGTACTAAACTGTCTTTTTTTGTTTTAGATAAAGCTGCCATATATTCACATTTAATGCGTAATAAAAAAAAGACCCTTTTATCCGCTATCGGTGACAACGTTTCGAAATTTCCCTGGCCTTTGGAAAGCATCACATCTGCAGAAGTAAACAATTTTTGAAACACTTCTGTCGTTTCGGGAAGAATGGTTCCCGGATAAACACTGCCACTGGAAATGGTCGTAACCAGACGATCAAGTCCTACCGCCTTGGCATCTTCCAGCGTGGCATCATTGATGATAGGCTTATCGCGAAGTGCCGCTACGATCTGAAGGCGTGGGTACTCCCGCTGCAACTCTTTTATGAACAGCGTGTCAAAAACTATTTCTCCACAATTATCACAGAGGTAGAGAAGTGTTGAAGCCCTGCCCAGTGCTTTTTTAAACGGTTCAATATCATAGTGAGTAAAGGGCGTTTTATCAAGAGACTGAAGCTCTTTGTTCAGATCGATAGAAGCATGATTTTTTGCTCCAAAATCTATAATATTTCCCGCTGCCGCTATCTGAATCCCAGTTTCAAGTGGTGATTTACTATTATCTATTTTCTTTTGAAATTTTTCTGCATAGGACAAAGATAAGGAGTTGGATTTTTTTTTCACCTCTGCATAAATGTCAAATCCGGGAGATTCACTTCGTTCTTGAATAATTGCGTCTGCCACGCGACGAACAATATGCTGGACTAAGAGATGCGTTCCTTTAGCCTTTTCCAGTTCTATCCTGGCTACCGCAACAATGCGATGGGTCTGCTCTTCAGTAAGTTCAGCAAATCG
Proteins encoded in this window:
- a CDS encoding sigma 54-interacting transcriptional regulator, translating into MSHNRQEPSLPAFELKLPCREILENIRAGVFIVNTQDHCITYMNQASQTITGLSFEKIYGRHCFDLFTSTDCSANCPLDYTFKTGEPVYDFETKIICESGKKRPVSISTSALRDDCGNIIALVAIFRNLTKLKVSRKMVTKNYCLDDIVSKNPIMQNLFEILPRVASSETTILIEGASGTGKGLMAKAIHNLSPQKNKNLIKLNCGAIPETLLESELFGYAKGAFTDAKTDKPGLFSIANGGTLFLDEVGDMSHAFQVKLLKVIEEKEFYPVGATRPSQTNARIIAASNRNMEALVMEGKFRKDLYYRLNIIKLVLPDLKDRKEDIPLLVETFIQKISEKSNSPVKRVSNDVMTHLMKYNYPGNIRELENILEHACVLCPGDEIQLSQLPMDFLHHSRIPNNFSPNKGALQHSEARLTQEILHKHNGNRACAARELGISRSTLWRKIKQFRLA
- a CDS encoding C-GCAxxG-C-C family protein; protein product: MKGFPYTQYPPIIYNFAGGGCAGWGTACGTLIAAGAMINLFTQPKECSKIFNELIGWYCDMPFPSKGLDKFAKFPGQVQTVSNSPLCHVSVAKWCTESGKMLTTPERLDRCAKIAAEVAAKTIELLNAHADGTFKPVYALPAETQKCLSCHGVKKSANYQHGKMYCGECHEPHDL
- a CDS encoding ARMT1-like domain-containing protein; amino-acid sequence: MSTTIENKYFTGIVPDCYACVINQARSAARFAELTEEQTHRIVAVARIELEKAKGTHLLVQHIVRRVADAIIQERSESPGFDIYAEVKKKSNSLSLSYAEKFQKKIDNSKSPLETGIQIAAAGNIIDFGAKNHASIDLNKELQSLDKTPFTHYDIEPFKKALGRASTLLYLCDNCGEIVFDTLFIKELQREYPRLQIVAALRDKPIINDATLEDAKAVGLDRLVTTISSGSVYPGTILPETTEVFQKLFTSADVMLSKGQGNFETLSPIADKRVFFLLRIKCEYMAALSKTKKDSLVLIQGGNDTRSI